The Chryseobacterium nakagawai genome has a segment encoding these proteins:
- a CDS encoding HD domain-containing protein: protein MNLKDQFEQLCLLFTEDPDLISNLWKEIETQYAEKNRHYHNLVHLENMFRELGSVKSDLSDFNGVSFSLFYHDIIYNATSKSNEEKSALKATERLSELGLHQNNIEIISDQILATQFHEKSENKDTNYLLDADLSILGKDFEVYMEYTRKIRKEYSIYPDLLYKPGRKKVLTHFLELDSIFKTDYFKEKYEIQARSNIAAEIQLL from the coding sequence ATGAATCTAAAAGATCAATTTGAACAGCTTTGTTTACTTTTCACTGAAGACCCAGACTTAATCAGCAACTTATGGAAAGAGATTGAAACTCAATACGCTGAAAAAAACAGGCATTATCACAATCTTGTTCATCTTGAAAATATGTTCAGGGAACTTGGCAGTGTAAAAAGTGATCTTTCTGATTTCAATGGAGTTTCTTTTTCTCTCTTCTATCATGATATTATCTATAATGCTACCTCTAAATCTAATGAGGAAAAAAGTGCTCTGAAAGCCACGGAAAGACTTTCCGAACTTGGTTTACATCAAAATAATATAGAAATTATTTCTGACCAGATCCTGGCTACCCAATTTCATGAGAAATCAGAAAATAAAGACACCAATTATCTTTTAGATGCTGACCTTTCCATCCTTGGGAAAGATTTTGAAGTCTATATGGAGTATACCCGTAAAATACGAAAAGAGTATTCTATTTATCCTGATCTTCTTTATAAACCAGGGAGAAAAAAAGTGCTTACCCATTTTCTGGAACTCGATAGTATTTTTAAGACAGATTATTTTAAGGAAAAGTATGAGATACAGGCAAGATCAAATATTGCTGCTGAAATCCAATTATTATAG
- a CDS encoding rhodanese-like domain-containing protein, with product MSLIEVIQSGNYELIDVREPMELEMDGNIDGAKNIPLGEVEDRQDEILSIEKPVILFCRSGNRSGKALEYLSAQGLKDGYNGGGWAELKAVLEANRGTF from the coding sequence ATGTCTTTAATAGAAGTAATACAATCTGGAAACTATGAATTGATCGACGTTCGTGAGCCTATGGAGCTTGAAATGGACGGAAATATAGATGGTGCCAAAAATATTCCACTGGGCGAAGTAGAAGACAGACAGGACGAGATCCTTTCTATTGAAAAGCCGGTAATTTTATTCTGCAGAAGTGGAAACAGAAGCGGAAAAGCATTGGAATACCTAAGCGCTCAAGGATTAAAGGACGGTTATAACGGCGGAGGCTGGGCTGAGCTGAAAGCTGTTCTTGAAGCAAACAGAGGAACTTTTTAA
- the queG gene encoding tRNA epoxyqueuosine(34) reductase QueG, translating into MNAGAEKYSELIKTKAKRFGFQGCGISKADFLEEDAGHLEKWLKNNCNGEMKYMENHFDKRLDPRLLVEGSKSVISLSYNYFPEEKISMLENFKISKYAYAEDYHEVIKEILREMVAELQEEIGEFGFRVFVDSAPVLERSWARKSGIGWVGKNANLITKQNGSFYFLAEIICDLELIADHETTDHCGTCRKCIDACPTDAIVSEKIIDGSKCISYATIELKNDIPDHFKNKMEDWMFGCDICQDVCPWNRFAAPHQQSRFKPNEALKNFKKGEWKEITQEIFSEIFKKSPVKRTKFAGLKRNIEFLERSSD; encoded by the coding sequence ATGAACGCTGGTGCTGAAAAATATTCCGAGCTGATAAAAACCAAGGCTAAACGTTTTGGCTTTCAGGGTTGTGGCATATCTAAAGCAGATTTTCTTGAAGAAGACGCCGGACACCTTGAAAAATGGTTGAAAAACAACTGTAATGGGGAAATGAAATATATGGAAAATCATTTCGATAAAAGGCTCGATCCACGATTGCTGGTAGAAGGTTCTAAATCCGTTATTTCACTTTCTTATAATTATTTTCCTGAAGAAAAAATCTCCATGCTGGAGAACTTTAAAATATCAAAATACGCCTACGCTGAAGATTATCATGAAGTTATTAAAGAGATTCTTCGTGAAATGGTGGCTGAACTGCAAGAAGAAATCGGAGAATTCGGATTCAGAGTCTTTGTAGATTCGGCACCGGTATTGGAGAGAAGCTGGGCCAGAAAATCAGGAATTGGCTGGGTAGGGAAAAATGCGAATCTGATTACCAAACAAAACGGATCTTTCTATTTCCTGGCTGAGATCATTTGTGATCTGGAACTTATAGCAGATCATGAAACCACAGATCATTGCGGAACTTGCAGAAAATGTATTGATGCTTGTCCTACAGATGCCATTGTTTCTGAAAAAATTATTGATGGAAGCAAATGCATTTCCTATGCTACTATAGAATTGAAAAATGACATTCCGGATCATTTCAAAAATAAAATGGAAGACTGGATGTTTGGTTGTGATATCTGTCAGGATGTTTGTCCCTGGAATCGTTTTGCAGCTCCTCATCAGCAGAGCAGATTCAAACCCAATGAAGCCCTGAAGAACTTCAAAAAAGGAGAATGGAAAGAAATTACTCAGGAAATTTTCTCCGAGATCTTTAAAAAATCACCCGTGAAAAGAACCAAATTCGCAGGTTTGAAGAGAAATATTGAATTTTTAGAGCGGTCTTCAGATTAA
- a CDS encoding TIGR02117 family protein, with protein MTLKTILIYTLKIVGIILGIVIVYVLLGLLIPFIPVSAKDDGEKKDIPIYIYTNGVHTDIVMPVKNDLKDWSLMIPFADTKSKKTDYQYIGIGWGDKGFYLDTPTWADLKLSTAVKAAFWLSDSAMHCTYYYAMKEGEDCKMIMISRSQYQNLIKFVEDKFDRDQNGKFMLVPTDAVYGDNDAFYDAKGTYSFLYTCNTWSNNALKAAGQKAALWTPSDFGIFQHYK; from the coding sequence ATGACTTTGAAAACCATATTAATATACACTTTGAAAATCGTAGGGATCATTTTGGGAATTGTAATTGTTTATGTTCTTCTAGGATTACTGATTCCATTCATTCCGGTTTCAGCTAAAGATGATGGAGAAAAAAAGGATATTCCGATTTATATCTATACCAACGGTGTTCATACCGATATTGTAATGCCTGTAAAAAACGACCTGAAAGATTGGAGTCTGATGATTCCTTTTGCAGATACAAAATCTAAAAAAACAGATTATCAATATATTGGAATAGGATGGGGAGATAAAGGCTTTTATCTGGATACTCCAACCTGGGCTGACCTGAAGCTGTCAACAGCGGTAAAAGCAGCTTTTTGGTTAAGCGATTCAGCTATGCATTGCACTTATTATTATGCAATGAAAGAAGGTGAAGATTGTAAAATGATCATGATAAGCAGAAGTCAGTATCAAAATTTAATCAAATTTGTAGAAGATAAATTCGATAGAGATCAGAATGGAAAATTTATGTTGGTCCCTACCGATGCCGTGTATGGTGATAATGATGCATTTTATGATGCGAAAGGAACCTATAGTTTCCTCTATACCTGTAATACCTGGAGCAATAATGCATTGAAGGCTGCAGGGCAGAAAGCGGCTCTTTGGACACCATCAGATTTTGGGATCTTCCAGCATTATAAATAA
- a CDS encoding SRPBCC family protein, giving the protein MKHKLFREQQLNCDIETAWKFFSSANNLSEITPKDMGFTVLTEMKDDEIYAGMLIDYYVSPLFGIKMKWQTEITHVDFQKSFIDFQRKGPYKLWNHHHEFIPNDEGVMMRDSIDYELPMGFLGEIAHSLFVKKKLEYIFDYRFRVLSRLF; this is encoded by the coding sequence ATGAAACATAAGCTTTTCCGTGAACAACAATTAAACTGTGATATAGAAACTGCTTGGAAATTTTTTTCCTCAGCCAATAACCTTTCAGAAATTACTCCGAAGGATATGGGATTTACAGTATTGACAGAAATGAAAGATGATGAAATATATGCAGGAATGCTCATTGATTACTATGTTTCCCCATTATTTGGGATTAAGATGAAATGGCAGACCGAAATTACCCATGTGGATTTTCAGAAAAGTTTCATAGACTTCCAAAGAAAGGGACCCTACAAATTATGGAATCATCACCATGAGTTTATCCCCAATGATGAAGGAGTAATGATGAGAGACTCTATAGATTATGAACTTCCTATGGGATTCTTAGGCGAAATTGCCCATTCCTTATTTGTGAAAAAGAAACTGGAATATATCTTTGATTATCGGTTCAGAGTTTTAAGCAGACTGTTTTAA